Proteins found in one Xyrauchen texanus isolate HMW12.3.18 chromosome 30, RBS_HiC_50CHRs, whole genome shotgun sequence genomic segment:
- the si:ch211-191a24.4 gene encoding MARVEL domain-containing protein 3, translated as MSQPPRNQRVQRERNGGDYSEKREREPRSRRDNPSERRSTSERSSGQPPYYPRGSQRNARSAPREEHRESKCSNICSRRGIVLICAVMTNALVLICVVAAHMSQLGMSAMGMGGASFVDAIIPFEGAELQLVRDLDMQYGQMRAPGVYGGVAFSLTFGALSLVFVVSSSKPAHLLPRKLLIGQFAFQVIGAVAYVIAVGLYLHLVISVNSTDVCIRRERLYARNGLTWMNCSVGGGDAAVALFGLITTILYAAGAFLTGQTLRDVSSYFKERDRYETERREQPRRAHPDTFV; from the exons ATGAGTCAGCCGCCCAGAAACCAgcgtgtgcagagagagagaaatggaggagACTATagtgagaagagagagagagagccccgCAGCCGGCGGGACAATCCTAGTGAGCGACGATCGACTAGTGAGAG GTCATCCGGCCAGCCTCCGTACTACCCGAGAGGTTCTCAGAGAAATGCAAGGAGTGCTCCTCGAGAGGAACACAGGGAGTCAAAATGCTCTAACATCTGTTCAAGGAGAG gTATTGTGTTGATATGCGCTGTCATGACCAATGCATTAGTGCTTATCTGCGTGGTAGCTGCACACATGTCTCAGTTGGGCATGTCTGCGATGGGCATGGGTGGAGCCAGCTTTGTTGATGCCATCATCCCCTTCGAGGGGGCGGAACTTCAGCTGGTGCGTGATCTTGACATGCAGTATGGACAAATGAGAGCACCTGGAGTCTACGGAGGCGTGGCCTTTAGCCTTACTTTTGGTGCACTTTCCCTCGTGTTTGTAGTGTCAAGCAGTAAACCTGCCCACCTGCTGCCAAGGAAACTCTTGATTGGGCAGTTTGCTTTCCAGGTAATTGGCGCAGTTGCTTACGTGATTGCCGTGGGTTTGTACCTGCACTTAGTGATCTCCGTAAACTCAACAGATGTGTGCATTCGTCGCGAGCGACTTTATGCACGTAATGGATTAACCTGGATGAATTGCAGTGTAGGTGGCGGGGATGCAGCTGTCGCACTGTTTGGACTTATAACCACAATTTTGTATGCTGCTGGGGCCTTTCTAACTGGCCAAACACTCCGAGATGTCAGTAGCTACTTTAAGGAGCGTGACCGCTATGAAACCGAAAGAAGAGAGCAACCCAGACGTGCTCATCCGGATACTTTTGTCTGA
- the mcm3l gene encoding MCM3 minichromosome maintenance deficient 3 (S. cerevisiae), like — translation MDNGLDDLELRESQREYLDFLDDDQDQGIYHEKVKSMVSEGQCRLIVNVNDLRRKSEKRSKELLKNAFVELVAFQRALKDLVASVDATYAKQFEEFHVGFEGSFGSKHVSPRTLSARFLGNLVCVEGIVTKCSLVRPKIMRSVHYCPATKKTLERKYTDLTSLDAFPSSAIYPTKDEENNPLETEFGLCCYKDHQTLTIQEMPEKAPAGQLPRSVDIITNDDLVDRVKPGDRVQVVGVYRCLPAKQGGFTSGTFRTILLANNVKLMSKEIVPTFSADDVAKIKKFCKTHSKDVFEQLSCSLAPSIHGHEYIKKAILCLLLGGNETNLENGTRIRGDINILLIGDPSVAKSQLLRYVLFTAPRAIPTTGRGSSGVGLTAAVTTDQETGERRLEAGAMVLADRGVVCIDEFDKMSDMDRTAIHEVMEQGRVTISKAGIQARLNARCSVLAAANPVYGRYDQYKTPMENIGLQDSLLSRFDLLFIVLDQMDADSDREISEHVLRMHRYRAPGEPEGAAMPLGSTVDVFATEDPNITDAAEQELQIYEKKDNVLHGHRKKKEKVVTMEFIKKYIHVAKQVKPVLTQEASDYIAEEYSRLRSHDQVNSDSARTMPVTARALETMIRLATAHAKARMCKTIELSDAETALELMQFAYFKKILEKDKKRKVPEDSEMDISQSQETASQRNVRKRSRVSKDDVEMTQDEEDLDPYDFTEDEKTPSSQKSRPASQRSNQRKKADISQDRLKVFKSVLLKAFKMTRSQSVAVSELLTHINKDGDEQFDQDEVDLLLERMQDDNQVMVSENVVFLI, via the exons ATGGATAATGGGCTTGATGACCTTGAGTTGAGAGAGTCCCAGAGAGAGTACCTGGACTTTCTGGATGATGAT CAAGACCAGGGTATTTATCATGAGAAAGTGAAAAGTATGGTGTCTGAAGGTCAATGTCGCCTCATTGTGAACGTCAATGACCTGCGCCGAAAAAGTGAAAAAAGATCTAAAGA ATTGCTGAAGAATGCTTTTGTTGAGTTAGTGGCATTCCAGAGAGCCCTGAAAGACCTTGTGGCTTCAGTAGATGCCACTTATGCCAAGCAGTTTGAAGAGTTTCATGTTGGTTTTGAAGGCAGCTTTGGAAGCAAACATGTATCTCCACGTACTCTAAGTGCACGTTTTCTTGGAAATCTTGTGTGTGTGGAAGGTATTGTGACCAAAT GTTCATTGGTCAGGCCTAAGATTATGCGCAGTGTCCACTATTGTCCAGCTACCAAGAAAACCCTGGAGCGAAAATACACTGATCTTACCTCTTTGGACGCTTTTCCATCTAGTGCCATCTATCCAACCAAG GATGAGGAAAATAATCCACTGGAGACAGAGTTTGGATTATGTTGCTATAAGGATCACCAAACATTGACCATTCAGGAGATGCCAGAGAAAGCTCCTGCAGGACAGCTGCCACGCTCTGTCGACATCATCACAAATGACGACCTTGTTGACCGGGTGAAGCCAGGTGATCGTGTGCAAGTTGTAGGAGTCTACCGTTGCTTACCTGCTAAACAGGGTGGCTTCACCTCAGGGACCTTCAG AACAATCCTGTTGGCCAACAATGTGAAACTTATGAGTAAGGAGATCGTGCCAACATTCTCTGCAGATGATGTTGCCAAGATCAAGAAGTTCTGCAAAACTCATTCCAAA GATGTCTTTGAGCAGCTCAGTTGTTCCTTGGCTCCCAGTATCCATGGCCATGAGTACATAAAGAAGGCCATACTGTGTCTGCTGTTGGGGGGCAATGAGACCAATCTGGAGAATGGGACACGTATCAGAGGAGACATTAATATTCTGCTCATAG GTGATCCTTCTGTGGCGAAATCTCAGTTGCTGCGGTATGTTTTGTTCACTGCACCAAGGGCGATTCCCACCACTGGAAGAGGCTCCTCTGGAGTAGGTCTGACTGCTGCTGTCACCACTGATCAAGAGACTG GTGAGCGTCGCTTGGAGGCAGGAGCAATGGTGCTTGCTGACAGAGGAGTGGTATGCATTGATGAATTTGATAAGATGTCTGACATGGACCGAACTGCCATCCATGAGGTGATGGAGCAGGGGAGGGTCACCATTTCCAAGGCTGGGATTCAGGCCAGGCTTAATGCCCGCTGCAGTGTGCTAGCTGCTGCTAACCCAGTGTATGGAAGG TATGACCAGTATAAGACTCCAATGGAGAACATTGGGCTCCAGGATTCCCTGCTTTCCCGATTTGACCTGCTCTTCATTGTTCTGGATCAAATGGATGCAGATAGTGATCGGGAGATCTCTGAGCATGTTCTGCGTATGCACCGCTACCGAGCTCCAGGGGAGCCAGAGGGTGCAG CAATGCCACTGGGGAGTACAGTGGATGTGTTTGCCACAGAGGACCCAAATATCACAGATGCAGCTGAGCAGGAGCTACAAATCTATGAGAAAAAAGACAATGTCCTGCATGGCCACAGGaagaaaaa GGAGAAGGTAGTTACCATGGAGTTCATCAAAAAGTACATCCACGTCGCAAAACAGGTGAAGCCAGTTCTGACACAGGAGGCATCGGACTACATAGCAGAGGAGTATTCCAGACTCCGGAGCCATGACCAAGTCAACAGTGACTCAGCCAGG ACAATGCCTGTGACTGCTCGAGCTCTGGAGACCATGATCCGATTGGCTACAGCCCATGCCAAGGCCCGTATGTGTAAAACCATTGAACTGAGTGATGCAGAGACTGCACTGGAACTCATGCAATTTGCTTATTTCAAAAAG ATTCTAGAGAAGGATAAAAAGAGGAAGGTTCCTGAGGACTCCGAGATGGACATCTCTCAGAGCCAGGAGACCGCGAGTCAGAGGAATGTTAG GAAGCGCTCTCGTGTCTCTAAAGATGATGTTGAAATGACCCAAGACGAAGAGGACTTGGACCCATACGACTTCACAGAAGATGAAAAAA CTCCGTCCAGTCAGAAAAGCAGACCAGCATCTCAGAGGAGCAATCAAAGGAAGAAGGCAGACATTAGTCAGGACAG ATTGAAAGTCTTCAAGTCTGTTCTACTGAAAGCCTTTAAGATGACCAGATCTCAGTCTGTGGCAGTGTCAGAGCTTCTGACTCACATTAATAAAGACGGGGATGAGCAGTTTGACCAGGACGAGGTTGACCTTCTGCTGGAACGCATGCAGGATGACAACCAGGTCATGGTATCAGAGAATGTTGTGTTTCTTATCTGA
- the mep1ba gene encoding meprin A subunit beta, whose amino-acid sequence MASLQTFLILSLCASSLCLPTSSLTGTTETDVDNGKDQDIFDINEEAGLNLMEGDMVIDKAQTKNGILGEKYRWPTTVPYVLDNSLEISAKGVILKAFEQYRLKTCIDFKPWSGEPNYIFVFKGSGCYSSVGNRQVGKQELSIGANCDRLGTVEHEFLHALGFWHEQSRADRDDYVIIVWDEIEEGKEHNFKSYDDTVSTSLGVPYDYSSVMHYSKTSFNKGEEPTIVSKIPEFLDVIGQRMEFSDSDLLKLNRLYNCTTSSTFMDSCHFEEPNICGMIQGEGGNAKWARVQMVEGGPKNDFTTLGQCQGIGFFMHFSTVTGSQGVKAYLESRLFYPNRGFQCLQFYHYNSGGSDDQLNIWVREYTDENPKGELRLIEKISGGLKDSWELYHVTLDVSRKFRVVFEGVKGRDASKGGMSLDDINLSETQCPQHTWRIRDFTSLLATIPPGSKTYSPRFLSPDGYSFQIGLYINGIQDNPDNMAIYFHLTSGPYDDNLQWPCPWRQASMELMDQNPDVQHRMNNLRTITTDPNKTSTDSLGNVEYVWDDPRKVGSLVTDTDGSKFYRGPGYGTSGYITHGRLKSRSFIKGDDVIFLLSLEDLTELLDTQSGEVWRPVRHLLSVIDNSSGSSTTTVAISAFVAAAMCLGLVASALFYLRRVRRRRQVERDGEIEPERTDG is encoded by the exons ATGGCCTCTCTACAGACATTTCTCATTCTGTCTCTGTGTGCTTCAAGCCTGTGTTTG CCAACATCCTCACTCACAG GCACTACAGAGACTGATGTAGATAATGGAAAAGACCAGGATATATTTGATATAAATGAAG AGGCAGGGCTTAACCTGATGGAAGGGGACATGGTGATAGACAAG GCACAAACCAAAAATGGTATTCTGGGTGAAAAGTATCGCTGGCCTACGACTGTGCCGTACGTCTTAGACAATAGCCTTG AAATCAGTGCCAAAGGTGTGATACTGAAAGCATTTGAGCAATACCGACTCAAGACTTGCATTGACTTCAAACCCTGGAGTGGAGAGCCAaactacatttttgtatttaaaggcaGTGG ATGTTACTCCTCGGTGGGGAATCGGCAAGTTGGGAAACAGGAACTGTCAATTGGTGCGAACTGTGATCGTTTAGGAACGGTGGAGCATGAGTTTCTGCACGCTCTGGGTTTCTGGCACGAGCAGTCCAGAGCCGACAGAGATGATTATGTCATAATAGTGTGGGACGAGATTGAAGAGG GTAAAGAGCACAACTTCAAATCATATGATGACACAGTATCAACCTCACTTGGTGTGCCCTATGACTATAGTTctgtcatgcactatagtaagaCATCCTTCAACAAAGGCGAAGAGCCAACTATTGTTTCCAAGATACCAGAATTCTTGGATGTGATTGGCCAACGCATGGAGTTTAGTGACAGTGACCTGCTCAAGCTGAACAGATTATACAACTGCA CTACATCTTCAACTTTCATGGACTCTTGCCACTTTGAGGAACCAAATATCTGTGGTATGATCCAGGGCGAGGGTGGAAATGCCAAGTGGGCTCGTGTACAAATGGTAGAGGGGGGTCCAAAGAATGACTTCACCACTCTGGGTCAATGTCAAG GGATTGGGTTCTTCATGCATTTCAGCACAGTCACGGGTAGCCAAGGAGTCAAGGCTTACCTGGAGAGTCGCCTTTTTTACCCTAACAGAGGATTCCAATGTCTGCAGTTCTATCATTACAATAGTGGGGGTTCTGACGACCAGTTAAATATCTGGGTGCGCGAATATACAGATGAAAACCCCAAGGGAGAACTAAGACTAATTGAGAAGATCAGTG GTGGACTTAAAGACTCCTGGGAGCTGTACCATGTGACTCTAGATGTCTCTCGAAAATTTAGAGTGGTGTTTGAGGGGGTTAAAGGAAGAGATGCATCAAAGGGGGGGATGTCTCTGGATGACATCAACCTCTCAGAGACGCAGTGTCCTCAGCACACTTGGCGTATTCGTGACTTTACCAGTCTTCTTGCTACAATCCCCCCTGGTTCCAAAACCTACAGCCCTCGCTTCTTATCCCCAGATGGTTACTCATTCCAGATTGGCTTGTACATTAATGGAATTCAGGATAACCCAGATAATATGGCAATCTACTTCCACCTGACTTCTGGGCCTTACGATGATAATCTGCAATGGCCATGTCCATGGAGACAGGCATCTATGGAGCTGATGGACCAGAATCCAGATGTCCAACATCGCATGAACAACTTGAGGACGATCACTACAGATCCAAATAAGACCTCCACAGATT CTCTGGGTAATGTAGAGTATGTCTGGGACGACCCAAGGAAAGTGGGCAGTCTAGTCACTGACACAGATGGCAGTAAATTCTACCGGGGGCCAGGTTACGGCACCAGCGGCTACATAACACATGGTCGTCTGAAGAGTCGAAGCTTCATCAAAGGAGATGATGTCATCTTCCTTTTGTCTCTGGAAG ATTTGACTGAACTGTTGGACACTCAATCTGGAGAGGTGTGGAGGCCAGTTAGACACTTGCTATCAGTTATAGACAACTCTAGTGGCAGCTCCACAACAACAGTGGCAATAAGCGCCTTTGTAGCAGCAGCCATGTGCCTGGGTCTTGTTGCGAGTGCATTATTCTATTTGCGGAGAGTACGAAGGAGAAGACAGGTGGAAAGAGATGGAGAGATTGAACCAGAAAGGACAGATGGTT AA
- the LOC127624374 gene encoding uncharacterized protein LOC127624374 isoform X1 produces the protein MSTSEDACPVCRGKIRNPSQPSGCCGKIFCQGCLSQSIRVRAHCPHCRGQVNSPGLAFNPVRPFERRRPRRQILYGDSLAFNAGRPVGTNIRGLIDMLREAESGIAPPGSLPNQNAPAPASQIEAPPILNFSTRPVPLPRTRTQPAGATPVTHPATIHPAPSGLIQAAAALTPGQALTPGPALTPAPAIALAPVLTPGPLQDHLEADLNEWPWQTEITQMEWRQQQQYQGHTVRTFVCPYCQEDGMDELHLRDHCNAQHANDIKRVVCPVCVVMPHGDPQYYSRNFIGHLNLRHCYYSEDVTNIHQTDEMNVQCALLASYEKHT, from the exons ATGTCCACTTCAGAAGATGCGTGTCCTGTTTGTAGGGGAAAAATAAGGAATCCTTCCCAGCCTTCTGGCTGCTGTGGAAAAAT ATTTTGCCAAGGATGCCTAAGTCAATCGATTCGAGTTAGAGCTCATTGTCCACACTGCAGGGGCCAAGTAAACAGTCCTGGTTTAGCTTTTAATCCAGTG CGTCCTTTTGAAAGGCGGAGGCCTCGGCGCCAGATCCTGTATGGAGATTCTTTAGCATTCAATGCAGGAAGACCTGTTGGCACAAACATACGAGG TCTCATTGACATGCTTCGGGAAGCAGAGTCAGGCATCGCCCCTCCTGGCAGTCTGCCTAATCAGAATGCCCCGGCTCCTGCCTCACAAATTGAAGCTCCTCCCATTTTAAATTTCTCCACACGACCTGTTCCTTTGCCCCGGACCCGAACTCAACCTGCGGGTGCAACTCCTGTCACACATCCAGCAACCATTCACCCTGCCCCAAGTGGTCTTATCCAGGCTGCCGCAGCATTAACACCTGGCCAAGCATTAACACCTGGCCCAGCATTAACACCTGCCCCAGCTATAGCACTTGCCCCAGTATTAACACCTGGCCCATTACAAGATCATTTGGAGGCTGACCTTAACGAATG GCCATGGCAAACTGAGATCACTCAAATGGAATGGAGGCAACAGCAGCAATATCAGGG ccaCACTGTGAGGACATTTGTGTGTCCCTACTGTCAGGAAGATGGAATGGATGAACTACATCTACGAGATCACTGCAATGCCCAACATGCCAATGACATCAAACGTGTG GTTTGCCCTGTGTGTGTGGTGATGCCCCATGGCGATCCACAGTATTATAGCCGCAACTTCATTGGCCATCTCAATCTGCGCCACTGCTACTACTCTGAGGATGTGACC AACATTCACCAGACTGATGAGATGAATGTTCAGTGTGCCCTTCTGGCATCATATGAAAAGCACACTTAG
- the LOC127624374 gene encoding uncharacterized protein LOC127624374 isoform X2 — protein MLREAESGIAPPGSLPNQNAPAPASQIEAPPILNFSTRPVPLPRTRTQPAGATPVTHPATIHPAPSGLIQAAAALTPGQALTPGPALTPAPAIALAPVLTPGPLQDHLEADLNEWPWQTEITQMEWRQQQQYQGHTVRTFVCPYCQEDGMDELHLRDHCNAQHANDIKRVVCPVCVVMPHGDPQYYSRNFIGHLNLRHCYYSEDVTNIHQTDEMNVQCALLASYEKHT, from the exons ATGCTTCGGGAAGCAGAGTCAGGCATCGCCCCTCCTGGCAGTCTGCCTAATCAGAATGCCCCGGCTCCTGCCTCACAAATTGAAGCTCCTCCCATTTTAAATTTCTCCACACGACCTGTTCCTTTGCCCCGGACCCGAACTCAACCTGCGGGTGCAACTCCTGTCACACATCCAGCAACCATTCACCCTGCCCCAAGTGGTCTTATCCAGGCTGCCGCAGCATTAACACCTGGCCAAGCATTAACACCTGGCCCAGCATTAACACCTGCCCCAGCTATAGCACTTGCCCCAGTATTAACACCTGGCCCATTACAAGATCATTTGGAGGCTGACCTTAACGAATG GCCATGGCAAACTGAGATCACTCAAATGGAATGGAGGCAACAGCAGCAATATCAGGG ccaCACTGTGAGGACATTTGTGTGTCCCTACTGTCAGGAAGATGGAATGGATGAACTACATCTACGAGATCACTGCAATGCCCAACATGCCAATGACATCAAACGTGTG GTTTGCCCTGTGTGTGTGGTGATGCCCCATGGCGATCCACAGTATTATAGCCGCAACTTCATTGGCCATCTCAATCTGCGCCACTGCTACTACTCTGAGGATGTGACC AACATTCACCAGACTGATGAGATGAATGTTCAGTGTGCCCTTCTGGCATCATATGAAAAGCACACTTAG